Proteins encoded together in one Fibrobacter sp. UWB10 window:
- a CDS encoding lysophospholipid acyltransferase family protein, translating to MFKFSYIFEKILYRALLASGWKQDVVQANLIYVHPNYSKIICSNEYKQIIKHLAHHVSDILFDFGSFKKLPHDFSSYPFKQNCITYKLAEGSEPVLNKMREGGIFLTAHYGNYEAIGPWLCRLGIPLKASYIPLKPVWLNRIVENKIRSVDKRNYSVNAKSPREFLRILDDKNLFCLLMDQDSRIESATTATFLGRKVHVNPLPDFLLKHQPQTPVFICWLEESGTEKILHAIEITPTNNSVNDEFNRWLEKRIAEDSALWYGWTHRRFYSCNSKIYG from the coding sequence ACTATTGGCATCTGGCTGGAAGCAAGATGTTGTACAAGCTAACTTGATATACGTACACCCCAATTATTCAAAAATAATTTGTTCAAACGAATATAAACAAATTATAAAACACCTTGCACATCACGTATCCGATATTCTTTTTGATTTCGGCTCATTCAAAAAATTGCCGCACGACTTTAGCAGTTATCCCTTCAAGCAAAATTGTATTACATATAAGCTAGCAGAAGGTAGCGAACCCGTTTTAAACAAAATGCGTGAAGGCGGAATATTCCTGACTGCACACTATGGCAATTACGAAGCGATTGGCCCGTGGCTCTGCCGCTTGGGCATTCCGCTCAAGGCAAGCTATATACCGCTTAAGCCCGTATGGCTCAACCGCATTGTCGAAAATAAAATCCGTTCTGTAGACAAAAGAAATTATTCCGTGAACGCCAAGAGCCCGCGCGAATTCTTGCGAATCCTCGATGACAAAAATTTATTCTGTCTATTGATGGATCAGGACAGCCGAATTGAAAGTGCTACCACAGCAACATTTCTCGGAAGAAAAGTTCACGTGAATCCGCTGCCAGATTTTTTATTAAAGCACCAGCCGCAAACCCCCGTATTCATTTGCTGGCTCGAAGAATCTGGTACAGAAAAAATCCTGCATGCAATTGAAATCACTCCGACAAACAACAGCGTAAACGACGAATTCAACCGCTGGCTGGAAAAACGAATCGCCGAAGATTCTGCGCTTTGGTATGGTTGGACTCACCGACGTTTTTACAGCTGCAATTCCAAGATATATGGATAA